The Gemmata palustris genome includes a region encoding these proteins:
- a CDS encoding DJ-1/PfpI family protein, whose translation MTRRDAMKVLGTAVVAPAAAAPVRAADAKKPREILMLVYPKFTALDLVGPQHVFSLLGPEFKTRLVWKDTKEVVSDTGIPVRPTATFKECAEEPAVVFVPGGTDGTLAAMEDKAVREFVAARGAKATFVTSVCTGALVLGAAGLLTGYKATTHWLALDALRGFGAVPVAERVVTDRNRVTGAGVTAGIDFALTLAAKLKDEKYAKAIQLMSEYDPQPPFPKDGNPLSADADNVKLLRAMTVPFNTKLDAAIKRLGK comes from the coding sequence ATGACCCGACGTGACGCGATGAAGGTTCTGGGCACCGCGGTCGTTGCGCCCGCGGCCGCGGCGCCGGTCCGTGCGGCCGACGCGAAGAAGCCGCGCGAGATCCTGATGCTCGTGTACCCGAAGTTCACCGCACTGGATCTGGTCGGCCCGCAGCACGTGTTCTCGCTGCTCGGACCGGAGTTCAAAACCCGCCTGGTGTGGAAAGACACCAAGGAGGTGGTGTCGGACACCGGCATCCCGGTTCGCCCGACCGCGACCTTCAAGGAATGCGCGGAGGAACCGGCGGTGGTGTTCGTGCCGGGCGGCACCGATGGCACTCTGGCCGCGATGGAGGATAAAGCGGTGCGCGAGTTCGTGGCGGCGCGCGGGGCGAAGGCCACGTTCGTGACCAGCGTCTGCACCGGGGCGCTAGTCCTGGGGGCCGCCGGGCTGCTCACGGGTTACAAGGCGACGACGCACTGGCTGGCGCTGGACGCGCTGAGGGGGTTCGGGGCCGTGCCAGTGGCCGAGCGGGTGGTGACCGACCGCAACCGGGTGACCGGGGCCGGGGTGACCGCCGGCATCGACTTCGCGCTGACCCTGGCCGCCAAGCTCAAAGACGAGAAGTACGCGAAGGCGATCCAGCTCATGAGTGAGTACGACCCGCAGCCGCCGTTCCCGAAGGACGGCAACCCGTTGTCCGCCGACGCGGACAACGTGAAGTTGCTCCGCGCCATGACCGTCCCGTTCAACACCAAGCTCGACGCCGCCATCAAGCGGCTCGGCAAGTGA
- a CDS encoding redoxin domain-containing protein yields MPRFATSVALIAALALVTGCADRAHPTHGTGADPDVAREAAEYLRAKRVEPLSGPLQALLADPEKKSVPTAPHALLNQTAPTFVLTGSDDRPVDLGDVLARGPAVLVFYYGYSCDHCVAQLFGIEKDLPYFTEVGATVVAVSPDPPARTLKRYAEYGAFHFSVLSDPERAVASKYGVFRPAAGDLPKWQAHGTFVVGRDRRVRWASTGDEPFTDTTTLLRELAASEGRYAAAPPKGGTP; encoded by the coding sequence TTGCCCCGCTTCGCGACGTCTGTCGCGTTGATCGCGGCCCTCGCACTGGTCACCGGGTGCGCGGATCGCGCGCACCCGACGCACGGGACCGGGGCCGACCCGGACGTCGCGCGCGAAGCGGCCGAGTACCTGCGCGCGAAGCGCGTCGAGCCCCTCTCCGGGCCGCTCCAGGCGCTGCTCGCGGACCCGGAGAAAAAGTCGGTTCCGACCGCCCCCCACGCGCTCCTGAACCAGACCGCCCCGACTTTCGTGCTGACCGGTTCGGACGATCGCCCGGTCGATCTGGGAGACGTGCTCGCCCGCGGCCCCGCGGTCCTGGTCTTCTATTACGGGTACTCGTGCGACCACTGCGTCGCCCAACTGTTCGGCATCGAGAAGGACCTGCCGTACTTCACCGAAGTGGGCGCAACGGTCGTCGCCGTGAGCCCGGACCCGCCGGCGCGGACCCTCAAGCGGTACGCCGAGTACGGGGCGTTCCACTTCTCGGTGCTGAGCGACCCCGAACGGGCCGTGGCCAGCAAGTACGGGGTGTTCCGACCGGCCGCCGGTGATTTACCGAAGTGGCAGGCCCACGGAACGTTCGTGGTCGGCCGGGACCGGCGGGTGCGGTGGGCGAGCACCGGGGACGAGCCGTTCACCGACACGACCACGCTGCTCCGCGAACTCGCCGCGAGTGAGGGGCGGTACGCCGCCGCGCCGCCGAAGGGAGGGACGCCGTGA